The Actinocatenispora sera genome has a window encoding:
- a CDS encoding family 20 glycosylhydrolase, with protein sequence MSRWSALGAVAAATVLLTPLLPALAAPAAGSPAEPAGAGGTTTGNAAPVTVPALRSWRGGSGRWRWTDRSRIVLAPGTAPRLRDTATTLAGELAEATGHRPVVVGGPARTGDVVLALTGADATVGDQGYRMTVGSALRIAAPSVTGDFYGTRTVLQAMRTSADRRSVPRGTAVDSPSVGTRGEMIDVGRKYYPVGYLKQQIRQLAWYKENTLHLHLSDWRGFRLRLPQYPGLASDEAYSVADVRELTAYARRYHVTIIPEIDLPGHATAISAYRPDLAFTCPSMSRPDRWTGSDTDGWTLDVTKPETVAFLRGLVQAVGALFPGPYLSIGGDELPGTANQNDCPELVDYQHRMGFAYPGDVFVHFIDQLDETVRAMHKSTVVWQWWDYQQTVSIVPNHDVIVDEWLSEPTGRAQQGYRTIGTRESTLYVSPGFGTHPGQYGYFDPRSVYRDYPFTAADNILGYQISRWSDNAEGQPVSWFDFWARRPLAVVADRTWAAPTGGDVRAFFDRYDRVGDADVTRTDLAANPGMLSSGGWQASATSAETGAEDGGAANAVDNDPYTIWHSDYSDGTPSLPQRLTIDTGAAQPISGFRYLPRQDGGVNGRVAGYRLLTSTDGTHWTVASSGTLPDSPTETVVSFAPTTARYVALDVQSEHGPNDRYASVAELDLVRG encoded by the coding sequence ATGTCCCGCTGGTCCGCTCTCGGTGCCGTCGCTGCGGCGACGGTACTGCTCACCCCGCTGTTGCCGGCACTCGCCGCACCGGCGGCCGGCAGTCCCGCCGAACCGGCCGGCGCCGGCGGTACCACCACCGGGAACGCCGCTCCGGTCACCGTGCCGGCGCTGCGGTCCTGGCGCGGCGGCAGCGGGCGGTGGCGCTGGACCGACCGCAGCCGGATCGTGCTCGCGCCGGGTACCGCACCGCGGCTGCGCGACACCGCGACCACGCTGGCCGGCGAACTCGCCGAGGCGACCGGGCACCGTCCGGTCGTGGTCGGCGGGCCGGCCCGCACCGGCGACGTGGTACTCGCGCTGACGGGCGCGGACGCCACCGTCGGCGACCAGGGGTACCGGATGACGGTCGGCTCGGCGCTGCGGATCGCGGCGCCGAGCGTCACCGGCGACTTCTACGGCACCCGTACCGTGCTACAGGCGATGCGCACCAGCGCGGACCGGCGCAGCGTGCCCCGCGGAACCGCGGTCGACTCGCCGAGCGTCGGCACCCGCGGCGAGATGATCGACGTGGGCCGCAAGTACTACCCGGTCGGCTACCTGAAGCAGCAGATCCGGCAGCTCGCCTGGTACAAGGAGAACACGCTGCACCTGCACCTGTCGGACTGGCGCGGGTTCCGGCTGCGGCTGCCGCAGTACCCGGGCCTCGCCTCCGACGAGGCCTACAGCGTGGCCGACGTGCGGGAGCTGACCGCCTACGCCCGGCGCTACCACGTCACGATCATCCCGGAGATCGACCTGCCCGGGCACGCCACGGCGATCAGCGCGTACCGGCCCGACCTCGCGTTCACCTGCCCGTCGATGTCACGGCCGGACCGGTGGACCGGATCGGACACCGACGGCTGGACCCTGGATGTCACCAAGCCGGAGACGGTCGCGTTCCTGCGCGGGCTGGTGCAGGCGGTCGGTGCCCTGTTCCCCGGCCCGTACCTGAGCATCGGCGGCGACGAGCTGCCGGGCACGGCGAACCAGAACGACTGCCCGGAACTGGTCGACTACCAGCACCGGATGGGCTTCGCGTACCCGGGCGACGTGTTCGTGCACTTCATCGACCAGCTCGACGAGACGGTACGGGCGATGCACAAGTCGACGGTCGTCTGGCAGTGGTGGGACTACCAGCAAACGGTGAGCATCGTGCCGAACCACGACGTGATCGTGGACGAGTGGTTGAGCGAGCCGACCGGTCGCGCGCAGCAGGGCTACCGCACCATCGGCACCCGCGAGTCGACGCTCTACGTCAGTCCTGGGTTCGGCACCCATCCGGGCCAGTACGGCTACTTCGATCCGCGCAGCGTCTACCGCGACTACCCGTTCACCGCGGCGGACAACATCCTCGGCTACCAGATCTCGCGCTGGTCGGACAACGCCGAGGGCCAGCCGGTGTCCTGGTTCGACTTCTGGGCCCGGCGGCCGCTCGCCGTGGTCGCCGACCGCACCTGGGCCGCGCCGACCGGCGGCGACGTGCGCGCCTTCTTCGACCGGTACGACCGGGTCGGGGACGCCGACGTGACCCGCACCGACCTGGCCGCGAACCCGGGCATGCTGTCGTCGGGCGGGTGGCAGGCGAGCGCGACGAGCGCGGAGACCGGCGCCGAGGACGGGGGCGCGGCCAACGCCGTGGACAACGACCCGTACACCATCTGGCACTCCGACTACAGCGACGGCACGCCGAGCCTGCCCCAGCGGTTGACGATCGACACCGGTGCGGCGCAACCGATCTCCGGGTTCCGGTACCTGCCCCGGCAGGACGGCGGGGTCAACGGCCGGGTCGCCGGCTACCGGCTGCTCACCTCGACCGACGGCACCCACTGGACGGTGGCGAGCAGCGGTACGTTGCCGGACTCGCCGACCGAGACCGTGGTGTCGTTCGCGCCGACCACCGCCCGCTACGTGGCCCTGGACGTGCAGTCCGAACACGGGCCGAACGACCGGTACGCCTCGGTCGCCGAGCTGGACCTGGTCCGCGGCTGA